GCGTGTGGTCGCACAGCTCGAAACCTTGATCGGCGAGAAAGCGCACCTTCCGTTGGCGCCAAGCTGTCTGCTGGCCTTCAATACCGCGCTCTCCAAAAAACGCGTGTCCCGCTGCCGCACCCGGCAGCATGCAAAACGTGGCCTTGTTCGCCCAATCGGGATGCGTCCGATGAAACTCGAGCCAGATGCCGACAGCGCTGTTCGGATCGATCTCCAGCGTTCCGTTGTGATCGATGTAGCGGAATTGCGAGGGCGAGGCGTCGTCGAAGGTGAAGACGACCGGTGACATACCGGCGGCCAGCGCGATTTTCTTGTCGATCAACTCGGCAACCGTAATGGGGCGATAGCCCCTCTCATACAGAAGCTCGAGTTGTCGCTTGAAGTGTTCACGTTCGACCGTCCACCGGGCATCTGCGTCGCCGATGACGTGATACTCGAGAATCGGGATCCGGCCGAGCTCGTTGGCTGGGCGCGGGGGCGTGACGTGTGGGTGCTTGCCTGGACCCGTTCCGCCGGCGAGAGCCGAAACGACGACGAGCGCGAGGCGCAATACCGAATACATGGGAGGACTGATCCGTGGGGGCGCGAAGGATATTCGCTGCCGTCAAAGAAGTCTACGGTCCGGCGTGTGGACTGGAAACCGCAGACCTTGGCTGTCGTAGTGAAAAATGAACGCGGGCCAGGCCCGCCTGTCGGTGCTGCTTGGTATGAAGATCGAGTCCCGTATGAAGCAACTGTGGCGTGCCGCATTCTCTCGCACGCCTTCTGGCGAAGGCTCCGACCGTTCGTCGTTCCTGCGCCGCCACTGGTTTGCGTTTGCGGCGGTCAACGCGGCAGCGCTGGTCATCCTGTGCGGTGACACGTGGCTGTTCACGTGCGGCTTCGACGGCTGCCCGTCGAGCGCGCAGATTCGTGCGTACGAGCCGCCGCAAGGCAGTCGCGTGCTCGATCGATCGGGCCGCCTGCTCGGCCGCCTCGAGGATGTGCGCCGGATCGACGTCCCGCTCACGCGGATTCCGCGATTCGTGCGCGACGCGTTCATCGCGACGGAGGATCGCCGCTTCTATCACCACAACGGGCTGGACTGGCACGCGTTCCTCCGTGCGGCGGTGCGCGACGCGGCTGCGTTAGGCGTCCGGGAAGGGTTCAGCACGATCACGATGCAGGTCGCGCGCAACAGCTTTCCATCCGTCGGCGCCGGCCGCACGCTTCGACGGAAGTTGCTCGAGCTGCGCATGGCGCGCCTGCTCGAGCGCAATCTGACCAAAGATCAGATTTTGGCGCTGTACCTCAACGTCATTTATCTCGGCAACGGCACCTACGGCGTGGAGGCGACGAGCCGCGACCTCTTCGGCAAGAGCGTCTCGCGTCTGACGCTGGCCGAGGGCGCCCTGCTGGCCGCGCTGCCGAAGGGACCGTCGGTGTACACACCGCGACACGACCCGGACCGTGCGCGCGCGCGACGCGACCTGGTGCTGTCGCTGATGGTGCGAGAGGGCTACGTGAGCGCGGGCCACGCCGAGGCGGCGGCGCGTGAGCCGATCGAGCTCGCCGAAACCGAGTGGCGGCCCGAGGACACGGGCTCCTGGGTCGTCGGTGCGGCCCGGGCCGTGCTCGATTCGGTGTTAGGCCGTGGCGCCGAGGCGCACGGCGACGTGACGATTTACACCACGATCGATGCCCGTGCCCAACGCGCCGCCGAGCGCGCGGTGCGGGATCACGCGGCCTCGATCGCCGACGAGGCGGGGGACGACGGCCGCGACCCGGTCGAAGGCGCATTGGTCGCCATCGACCCGCGGACCGGCGATATCCGGGCGCTCGTCGGCGGCCGGCGATATCAAACCGGCGCCTTCGACCGTGCGCTCTACGCGCACCGGCAGCCGGGATCGGCGTTCAAGCCGTTCGTCTATGCTGCTGCGTTAGGCGCCGGGTACACGCCGGCCACGCTGGTCGACGATGAGCCGGTCGAGGTCGAGCAGGATGGCCAGGACTGGACCCCGGCCAACTTCGGCGACGAGTACGAGGGCCGCATCACGATGCGCCGCGCGCTCGAGCATTCGTCCAACGCGGCGGCGGTCCGATTCGGCCACTCGGTGGGCGAGGCGCGAATCGTCTCGCTGGCGCGGGCGAGCGGGATCGCGAGCCGCCTGGACCCGGTGCCGTCGATATCGTTAGGCGCACTCGCGGTGACGCCGCTCGAGCTGGTCACGGCGTATGCGCCCTTCGCCAACGGCGGCAACCGGGTCGTGCCTCGATTGGTGCGGCGCATCGATGGACCGGGCGGCAAGGTGCTGTGGTCGCACGATCCGACACCGCCCGTGCCCGCGCTGGACCCTCGCGATGCGTTTCAATTGACCTCCATGCTGCAATCGGTGGTCAATGACGGCACCGGACGCGAGGTCCGCATGCTCGGCGCGCGCGGACCGATTGCGGGCAAGACGGGGACGACGAACAACGGCACCGACGTCTGGTTCGTCGGCTACACGCCGTCGTTGGTCGCCGGCGTCTGGTTCGGCTTCGACACGCCGCGATCGTTAGGCGACGCGGCGACGGGCGGCCGCTTGGCCGCGCCGGCGTGGGCCGAGTTCTACGAACGCGGATGGCCGCAGGGAGCGCGCGAGGCAGGGTGGCGCCCGCCGCCCGGCCTGGTATCGCGGGTCATCGACGCCGACAACGGCGCTCTGGCGACGCCCTGGTGCCCCCATACGCAGCTCGAGTGGTTCCGGTTGGGCACGGAGCCGACGATGTACTGCCCGGAGCACGGCGGCCCGTCGTTAGGCGCCCGCATCATCGGCGCCATCCGCGAGATTCTCCACTACTGACCGCCGTCGGCTCGGGCCGAGCGCCGCGCCCGGCCGACGCACGGCGATGAGGTGACGCCGGTCTCGGGCGCGATGCTGCCCGTTCGAGGCGGGTTAGCTTTCAGCCCATGGCAGGTTCAGCTCGTCGTCTTCCTCCGGAACGAAGCACCAACCCGACGTGGGGGCAGCGCGTGGCCGCGCTACGGTACGTGCCGCCGCTCCTGCGCATGGTGTGGACCACCCATCGCGGGTTCACGGCCACAATGGCGGTGCTGCGCGTTGCGCGGGCGTTCATTCCGGTCGCGACGCTGTGGATCGGCAAGCTCATCATTGATGCCGTGATCGCGCTCCGGCGCGACCAGTCCCATCTCGCTGCGCTCTGGAAGCTGGTGGCGATCGAGATCGCCATCGTCGTGGCAGGCGAGGTTCTCGCTCGCGCATCGGCGCTGGTCGAGAGTTTGTTGGGCGATCTGTTCTCGAATCACACGAGCGTGCGTTTGATGGAGCACGCGGCGACGCTCGACCTGCAGCAGTTCGAGGACCCGGCGTTCTACGACCAGCTCGAGCGGGCCCGCCGCCAGACCGTCGGGCGGATCGGGCTGCTGGCCGAGCTGCTCTCGATGTCGCAGGACACGCTCACGCTGGCGTCGTTAGGCACGGCACTGCTGGTGTTCAGTCCGTGGTTGGTGCTGCTGCTGGCGGCTGCGGTGTTGCCGTCGTTCATCGGCGAGACGCACTATGCGTCGCTGGAGTACTCGCT
This genomic interval from Gemmatimonadaceae bacterium contains the following:
- a CDS encoding PBP1A family penicillin-binding protein encodes the protein MKQLWRAAFSRTPSGEGSDRSSFLRRHWFAFAAVNAAALVILCGDTWLFTCGFDGCPSSAQIRAYEPPQGSRVLDRSGRLLGRLEDVRRIDVPLTRIPRFVRDAFIATEDRRFYHHNGLDWHAFLRAAVRDAAALGVREGFSTITMQVARNSFPSVGAGRTLRRKLLELRMARLLERNLTKDQILALYLNVIYLGNGTYGVEATSRDLFGKSVSRLTLAEGALLAALPKGPSVYTPRHDPDRARARRDLVLSLMVREGYVSAGHAEAAAREPIELAETEWRPEDTGSWVVGAARAVLDSVLGRGAEAHGDVTIYTTIDARAQRAAERAVRDHAASIADEAGDDGRDPVEGALVAIDPRTGDIRALVGGRRYQTGAFDRALYAHRQPGSAFKPFVYAAALGAGYTPATLVDDEPVEVEQDGQDWTPANFGDEYEGRITMRRALEHSSNAAAVRFGHSVGEARIVSLARASGIASRLDPVPSISLGALAVTPLELVTAYAPFANGGNRVVPRLVRRIDGPGGKVLWSHDPTPPVPALDPRDAFQLTSMLQSVVNDGTGREVRMLGARGPIAGKTGTTNNGTDVWFVGYTPSLVAGVWFGFDTPRSLGDAATGGRLAAPAWAEFYERGWPQGAREAGWRPPPGLVSRVIDADNGALATPWCPHTQLEWFRLGTEPTMYCPEHGGPSLGARIIGAIREILHY
- a CDS encoding polysaccharide deacetylase family protein; the encoded protein is MYSVLRLALVVVSALAGGTGPGKHPHVTPPRPANELGRIPILEYHVIGDADARWTVEREHFKRQLELLYERGYRPITVAELIDKKIALAAGMSPVVFTFDDASPSQFRYIDHNGTLEIDPNSAVGIWLEFHRTHPDWANKATFCMLPGAAAGHAFFGERGIEGQQTAWRQRKVRFLADQGFELCDHTLWHANLSKYTDQVVQEQIARGAMAIDSAVPGYRVRTFALPLGIWPKNKELAHAGSWRDPRSGRVIAYRFDAILEVTGGPARSPFDPKFDPLRLPRVEVFGDALERLLDQLDRSGSRYVASGRPAVDSAATVGRSAGGSSPGGR